In the Scylla paramamosain isolate STU-SP2022 unplaced genomic scaffold, ASM3559412v1 Contig1, whole genome shotgun sequence genome, cttgttaacagcatgtctcccctcctcctatagcctcgctgcacaacactgtctacctcctctcacctccattctgtccacctttctaatgcaagagttcaccagtattctcagtctttcatccctttctctggtaaactcctgaactccctgcctgcttctgtatttcctccttcctgtgacttgaactctttcaggagggaggcctCAAGCCACTTATCAAATTTATGATAACCCTTTtgactacatacacacacacacacacacacacacacacacacacacacacacacacacaacataccaGGGAGGGCGCCAGTCTCTCGAACTTGTCTCCCACCATCCAGTGATTGTATGTGGCAAACAGCATCATGAGGGCCAGGATGAGGTTGGCGAACTGCTTCACCCGCTCTGTAAGACAAGGCAGAGGTGAGACAGGCTTGGCGGAACAGATGAGGCTGAGTTACCTGAAATAtagaacagagagaaggagaaatgggGGACAGAGGTACATGACTAGCCAATGACTGTACTCTGGTGGACAgtgaacagacacacagacacacagacacacagactgcaaaacaaacagaaacaaagcaacagaaaacaaaaagagagaaacaaaacacaataaagtaaacgaaaacaaaagcaaagatGAAcagagaacaaacaaacaaagctaCAGACGGCGAGGGGAAGCAATACAAACGAGCAGGAGAGAGGAAACAttcttatctattttctatCAAGTTATTCTTTACCTTGTGGAATTTCAATGCTGGTGCCTAACACTCAAcattcccaagactgtcacacGACACTGGACCATGAGAGGTGTGGGACAGACACGAGGAACAGACAGGAGGCATAACAGGTGTGCTACAGACAGGAGGAACAGACAGGAGGCATAACAGGTGTGCTACAGACATGAGGAACAGACAGGAGGCATTACAGGTGTGCTACAGACAGGAGAAACAGACAGGAGGCATAACAGGTGTGCTACAGACAGGAGGAACAGACAGGAGGCATAACAGGTGTGCTACAGACAGGAGAAACAGACAGGAGGCATAACAGGTGTGCTACAGACAGGAGGAACAGACAGGAGGCATAACAGGTGTGCTACAGACAGGAGGAACAGACAGGAGGCATTACAGGTGTGCTACAGACAGGAGGAACAGACAGGAGGCATTACAGGTGTGCTACAGACAGGAGGAACAGACAGGAGGCATAACAGGTGTGCTACAGACAGGAGGAACAGACAGGAGGCATAACAGGTGTGCTACAGACAGGAGGAACAGACAGGAGGCATTACAGGTGTGCTACAGACAGGAGGAACAGACAGGAGGCATTACAGGTGTGCTACAGACAGGAGGAACAGACAGGAGGCATTACAGGTGTGCTACAGACAGGAGGAACAGAcaggagacacagacagatggCATTACAGGCGTGCTAGAGATGAAGCACAGACAAGAAGCATAACAGCTGTGACAGAGACAGGAGGAGACAGGAGACACGAAGAGGAGGGACAGACAAGGGGACAGACAAGGGGACAGACAGTAGACAGACAAGAGACACAGACAGGAGGCGTAACACAGTTGCAATACAGACAGAAGACACACACGTGGCATTACAGGTGTGCTAAGGAGGTGAGGCACAGACAGGTGACTCACTGGAGGGTATGAAGGTGAGACACACGCCACACAGCACCTCCAGGCCGCCCACGCTCCGTCTGTACCACTTGGAGGGCACCTTGAACTCCAGCGTCTGTGCCAGAGGGAACACTTTGCTGTACCGCGCGAACTCCTTCCTCTGCAATGGTTGGggagtatcagagagagagagagagagagagagagagagagagagagagagagagagagagagagagagagagagagagagagagagagagagagagagagagataaacagaaatttagacacaaacacatctaatgaaaaatgaaaacacacacacacacacacacacacacacacacacacacaagaaaaacacacccaaaatacTTTCATTATACAAACCTAGAATGGCTATCGTACACCAGCTGCTAAATTATTGTACTTCCTTTTTTAGTTAAATTTTTAGCttcttgaataaataaataaataaatggggtaggataaatactctctctctctctctctctctctctctctctctctctctctctctctctctctctctctcgttgtttaCATAGATATATTAATAGCCAcggaagattgagagagagagagagagagagagagagagagagagagagagagagagagagagagagagagagagagagagagagagagagagagagactaaccaaacacacacacacacacacacacacacacacacacatggaccaAAATACAATagcacccagagagagagagagagagagagagagagagagagagagagagagagagagagagagagagagagagagagagagaatgaaccaAGCAGACacgctctcacacacacacacacacacacaccgtctcctcccgcccctccctcgtGGCCCGGGCCTCACCAGCTCTTTATGCAGTTCCTTGCTAATCTTGGGCGTGAGTTTTGTGGTGCcgacgaagatgaagaagattcccaggaggacagagagagacttGAGCACGATTGAGGCCATGACGCTGACACCAACTTTCGCTatgtcctcctccaccctcgtCCCCTCTTCTACTGCCTCatatctccccttcttccctctttctctccctattcATCCTCTCATCTGTTCCTTTCCGGATtataatttcgtgttttggtggtATCGATCTGCCCCCCTGTGTTTTTTTGgcttgttttcctattttttggtgattttattttgattttattggtgttttctttgGCAAATGCGCGCGCAATCTGTTCGTTTCATTCTGATCTTGGCTTCAGTCTcgcgttttgtttgtttaccgtTCTCGTTTTTTATAACTCTTcaattttgttatatatatgattttgaAATATGAATTTAATGGTTCTgtgtttttatcattgttattattttgtattttgcatTTCATGTGTTGTTTACATGCGCACGCATTGTGTCCGAATCTCTTCACTTTTGACTTTGGCCGATCAAGTGGCGAGAATAAGTTTTATAATCAACCTCCATACATTCTAGGATACACTATAAAATTTactgaaattatgaaaaaaatctaTGAGGAAAATGACCTGTATTAATATAGTTGAGAGTAAGCCTAGGACAGTTTTACTAGTACTGTCAACATGGCGCCGAACACATTTCCATCAATGCTAAATATCGATTTTTAGCCTCCCGCGGGGTCAACAAACTTTAATCTCCCTTAATCCCGGTACGGATCAATCAATAATGGTCCCTTTGACTTGTATGGGTGGCAGGAATGGGTGGGAGGCACTAGAGATGGGAGTGGTGGTCAGCGAGATTATATTGTGTAGAAAAAATGTATTTACCAAGGAACACGAGTTGAATAAATGCATGTGTTTATCAGTAAATCTATTAATCTATTCGTCTATATATCTACTTGTTCTTGTACTTGCTATTTATTCCTCTGTTTCATTATCTACCTGTCATAGTTCTTTCTTACCTGTGTTCTGCCTCTAATTACATCACTAAAGAACGAAACATTTAATTAATAATCACGTACTCTTAATGAattattccccttcctctccagtcaatggtaaataacaataataaatagttactttattttatcaatgtccttttcttatttacatttcatttctctcctgCATGTTTCTCAAGGTGACCATCTCTTAAACTCTAGAATCCGTAGGACCATTAacctctttatctcttccctctctccagtCTCTCACACCCAAGCTACGTACATCAACACAAAAaccttatctctctatctcttcccttctgtcGTCTCTCACACCCAAGCTACGACCATCACAAAAAAatcttatctctctatctcttccctctctcgtcTCACACCCAAGCTACGAACATCACAATAAAAAAAccttatctctccatctctcccttctctcgtcTCTTCAGTCTGTCAAGCCCTaggaatatataaaagaaatacagGGAAGAGGTTGAAGTTACGAAGAAAGAGAGGCTTTGGGAGTTAACGAAGACGGTAAGGGAAAGTTAAGATTACGAAATATTTGAGttcgaggaagaaaagagggagattgGGAGTCAAAAGGAGAGGAAGTTGTATGGACTCTGGTGGtacgaggaaggaggaaggagagggaaggtgatgttaagatgaaggagagaagaggacggAGTTAAGAGGAGGGAAAGTCAGAAGTGTGGTGACTGGaactgaggaggaaggagcttaattgaaggaggaaagaagaaaggaggaaaaagggaagatggagttaaaatgaaggagggaagaaaaagaaagagggaaaaggggaagatgaatttaaaatgaaggagggagaaagaagaaaggaggaaaagggaagatggagttaaaatgaaggagagaggagaaagaaagagggaaaagggaagatgttttttaaaatgaaggagggagatggaagaaaggagaagggaagatgggGTTAAAATGACgtaagtaggagaaagaaaggagaaagagaaaaagactaaattcaaaataaaggagaaatgattgagaaataaataataaaatgaaataaataaataaataaataacaacaggcAAACCTTAACttcacaatgagagagagagagagagagagagagagagagagagagagagagagagagagagagagagagagagagagagagaataaacaaaaacatgaaaacacaaaaaataaagaacgcaAGTCaatattaaattattttttattatattttttgagtTCTAAAGGGGGTACATTGTTATTTACAAAGGTATTGACGTCAGCATCAGCGGATtcctctatcatcatcatcatcattattattattattattattattattttaaactTCCTTACTTATATACAAGCTGAACAATGGATGTCTTAGAAGTAGCGGTGAGGCAcggaatacatgtttttttttgtgtattttttatatttttcgtttatATGAGATGAAAACAAGCTGGCATTCCTTGtagcttccctcctcctctctctctctctctctctctcttgtcatgaGGTTTTATCttctgtacttttctttcttttcgttcttcgttgtgttctgtattcttttctttcttttgtttcctcttcttctttgtgttcgatcttttcttcttctttgttgtatCTTCTCTACttcactcttattttttcttgtttctttcttttatttttccatttcctctccttctccaggtcttctattcttcctttctattttttcttccattctttcctcttctccatctacttgctatctctctcttcctctccagt is a window encoding:
- the LOC135095776 gene encoding novel acetylcholine receptor chaperone-like, producing MASIVLKSLSVLLGIFFIFVGTTKLTPKISKELHKELRKEFARYSKVFPLAQTLEFKVPSKWYRRSVGGLEVLCGVCLTFIPSKRVKQFANLILALMMLFATYNHWMVGDKFERLAPSLVFFFMLTCRLIVEYQIHRKEKADRLAAKKPPTDKEGTAASPAPSTPTPAPPTHHHSKSKKDV